TCGCACTGCGACGACGCGCACCTGGTCGAGGCGGAGTCGCTGATGGCGTCGTGCGGCAAGGTGCTGCGCGTCCCCGAGAAGCAGATGGACGCGGTCACCGCGATCTCCGGCTCCGGCCCGGCCTACATCTTCTACGTCGTCGAGTCCATGATCGAGGCCGGCGTGCACCTCGGCCTGCCCCGTGCGACCTCGACCGAGCTCGTCGTACAGACCCTGGTCGGCTCGGCCGTCATGCTCCGCGAGACCGGCACCCACCCGACGGTGCTGCGTGAGCAGGTCACGTCGCCAGCGGGCACCACCGCCGCAGCGCTGCGCGAGCTGGAGAGCCATCGGGTGCGGGCGGCGTTCCTCGCTGCGATGGAGGCCGCGCGCGATCGCTCACGGGCGTTGGCCGAGGGCATCTAGCCCGGACTCGTACGGCTCGGGAACCAGTCCAGTGCCATGCTGGCTAGATGACGACCGCGACCCGGCCCGACGTTCGCTTCTGGTTCGACCCGACCTGTCCGTTCGCGTGGATGACCAGCAAGTGGGTCCGGCTGGTGCAGGAGCAACGCGCGTACGACGTCGAGTGGCGGTTCATCTCACTGCGGCTGATCAACAAGGACGTCGACTACGACGCGCACTTCCCGCCGGAGTACGAAGCCGGGCACACCTTCGGCCTCCGCCTGCTGCGGGCCTGCGCCCATGTGCGCGA
This is a stretch of genomic DNA from Nocardioides sp. InS609-2. It encodes these proteins:
- the proC gene encoding pyrroline-5-carboxylate reductase, translated to MTQTAILGAGVMGETLLSGLVRAGRRVDNLLVGEKRPDRARELEERYGVAVVSNREAASKAETLALVVKPQDMGDLLAEIAPELRPGQLIVSLAAGITTAFIEARVPDGVAVVRVMPNTPALVDEGMAAISPGSHCDDAHLVEAESLMASCGKVLRVPEKQMDAVTAISGSGPAYIFYVVESMIEAGVHLGLPRATSTELVVQTLVGSAVMLRETGTHPTVLREQVTSPAGTTAAALRELESHRVRAAFLAAMEAARDRSRALAEGI